DNA from Mycolicibacterium alvei:
AGCAGATTCACCGAGAAGATGTACCGCAACGCTCGTGAGAGCAAGCGCGGCATGGTGACAGGTGAACCGCACGAGCCGGTTCGCCACACCTGGGGCGAGGTTCATGAGCGGGCCCGACGTATCGCAGGCGGCCTCGCCGCCGCAGGTATCGGTCACGGCGACGCCGTCGGCGTGCTGGCCGGCTTCCCCGTCGAGATCGCGCCGACGGCGCAGGGCGTGTGGATGCGCGGCGCGAGCCTGACGATGCTCCACCAGCCGACCCCGCGCACCGACCTGGCGGTGTGGGCCGAAGACACCATGAACGTGATCGGCATGATCGAGGCCGACGCCGTCGTCGTCTCCGAGCCGTTCCTCGTCGCCATCCCGGTGCTGGAGGAAAAGGGCATCAAGGTGGTCAAGGTCGCCGACCTGCTGGCGGCCGACCCGATCGACCCGGTGGAAACCGGCGAGGACGATCTGGCGCTGATGCAGCTGACTTCCGGTTCCACCGGGTCGCCCAAGGCAGTGCAGATCACCCACCGCAACATCCACTCCAATGCCGAGGCGATGTTCATCGGTGCCGAGTACGACGTCGACAAGGACGTCATGGTGAGCTGGCTGCCCTGCTTCCATGACATGGGCATGGTCGGCTTCCTGACCATCCCGATGTACTTCGGCGCCGAGCTCGTCAAGGTCACGCCGATGGACTTCCTGCGCGACACGCTGCTGTGGGCCAAGCTCATCGACAAGTACAAGGGCACCATGACCGCGGCGCCGAACTTCGCCTACGCGTTGTTTGCCAAGCGGTTGCGCCGCCAGGCCAAGCCCGGTGATTTCGACCTGTCCACGCTGCGGTTCGCGCTCTCGGGTGCCGAGCCCGTGGAGCCGGCCGACGTCGAGGACCTGCTGGACGCGGGCAAGCCGTTCGGGCTGCCGTCCTCGGCGATCCTGCCGGCCTATGGCATGGCCGAGACCTGCCTGGCGGTGTCGTTCTCCCCGTGCAACGCGGGCCTGGTGGTCGACGAGGTCGATGCCGACCTGCTGGCCGCACTGCGGCAAGCCGTGCCCGCCACCAAGGGCAACACCCGCCGACTGGCCTCACTGGGTCCGCTGCTGAAGGACCTGGAGGCCCGCGTCGTCGACGAGCACGGCGACGTCATGCTGGCCCGCGGCGTCGGCGTCATCGAGCTGCGCGGCGAATCGCTGACCCCCGGCTACCTCACTATGGGCGGCTTCCTGCCGGCCCAGGATGAGCACGGCTGGTACGACACCGGCGACCTCGGTTACATCACCGAGGAGGGCAACGTCGTCGTGTGCGGTCGCGTCAAGGACGTGATCATCATGGC
Protein-coding regions in this window:
- a CDS encoding fatty acyl-AMP ligase gives rise to the protein MSRFTEKMYRNARESKRGMVTGEPHEPVRHTWGEVHERARRIAGGLAAAGIGHGDAVGVLAGFPVEIAPTAQGVWMRGASLTMLHQPTPRTDLAVWAEDTMNVIGMIEADAVVVSEPFLVAIPVLEEKGIKVVKVADLLAADPIDPVETGEDDLALMQLTSGSTGSPKAVQITHRNIHSNAEAMFIGAEYDVDKDVMVSWLPCFHDMGMVGFLTIPMYFGAELVKVTPMDFLRDTLLWAKLIDKYKGTMTAAPNFAYALFAKRLRRQAKPGDFDLSTLRFALSGAEPVEPADVEDLLDAGKPFGLPSSAILPAYGMAETCLAVSFSPCNAGLVVDEVDADLLAALRQAVPATKGNTRRLASLGPLLKDLEARVVDEHGDVMLARGVGVIELRGESLTPGYLTMGGFLPAQDEHGWYDTGDLGYITEEGNVVVCGRVKDVIIMAGRNIYPTDIERAAGRVDGVRPGCAVAVRLDAGHSRETFAVAVESNAWQDPAEVRRIEHQVAHEVVSEVDMRPRNVVVLGPGSIPKTPSGKLRRANSVSLVT